The genomic window tttttttatctcaaatGCATCAGTTTTATTCCACATTTGGGCAGAATGCAGTGAATATCAGAGCTGCCCTGTGAGGGTGGCTGTAGTAACTCTATTTCCCACAACACGGACACAGATAACAGCTTTAGCAGAAGTACTTCATTTGTCAAACAcgcactgagcagtgagcagtgaaatgcagcctctgcatccGACCCATCCTTACAGCAGTGAGCAACACATACAAACCAGGAGTGAGcaacacacactatgagctggGTCTTTTTGCCAGCGCCtcagtcaaggtcactgacaggagttctaatcctagcatgcatgtctttgtgctgggaggaaaccagagcacccagaggaaacccacgcaaacacggggagtatatgcaaactccacacagaaacgACCGGGGACAGCAACAGTGCTAACCTCTGAGTCACCGTGAAGCCCAAATACAAATGCTGCTAACACACCTACCACTTTAACCTGTTGGCTTAACACATGGTTAAACACCATGTCTAACCAATGACCGCGTTTCTAGTTTTACGTGTGCAAAATCAGACCTGTGGttgtggatgtgagtgtgtgcgtgtttgtatgtatgcgGGGCAGGCACATACCTTGGTTTGGGCAGCACAGGCCCTGGCCAGCAGTGTTTTTCCTGTCCCTGGTGGTCCGTACATCAACACACCTTTAGGGGGCTGGATTCCCAAATTCTCAAACTTCTCCTTGTGGTTCATGGGCAGAACAATGGCCTCCACCAACTACAACAGGAAAGGACATCATAAAGCTGAGCGCTGAGCTTCCTGGTAAATTAAACCTCATATTCTCGCCGTCACTACGGCTGTGAGGTTTCTTTGACAGCAGCTAAACGTTCAGCTTAACGTTTTCTGAACCTTCAAATGCAGAAAGGCAGCGAGTCTGCTGGCTGCACAGACAGGCCCGCTGCCAGAAGGACTGACAGCGCGGTTTGTGAAAGCGAGAAACAGGGCACAGGAATGACATGGTTTATATGACGAACCTCTTGGATCTGTTTGTCCAGACCGCCGATGTCGCTGTACTGCTCAGTGGGACGTTCGTCGACCTCCATGGCTTTGACCCTGGAGTCGTACTCTGTCGGCAACGTCTCCAGGATCAGGTAGGAATCTTTATTCACCCCCTGTGAGAGCACACAGGTGAAATGAGACACGAGCATCAGGTTTACGGAAGGAGCAGAGGAGCTCCAGCACATGAAAACCTGTATGACAACGGTTAATTAGGTCAAAGAGGCCACAGAAGgaaaaaaccacaacaacttGTACTTACGACAAGGTCTCCTGGCTTTAGTTTCTCAGCATCCACCAGACCAATGACTGGGAGAAAGTAAGTCTGCaatgacaaacaaaatcaaacatcagTTTCCAACCAAGACACCAAAAACATCTCACAAATTCTGGCGGATCaagaaattaaagaaaagaaacagagaattaataactctcttgaaaaaaaaaacccttggtcCCTTCCCTGATGTGTATTTAAAACCAAAGTAGTCTAGATGAGACTGTTCCAGACAAAGAGTGTCCCCACAATTCCCTTTACCATCTCCAGATCAGCCATGGAATCAACTGACCAGTCACTGATAAACATCACAGACCATTAACGTGACTCAATGAACTATCCAAAAGATTtttctacaacacacacaatacaagcTCTCTCCCGACTACTAGATCTGTAACCGCTTACAGACCTATAGACCTAACGGTATcgctttgtgccctgctgtgaGTCTGCCCTGCCTGAGCATACCTGTCGCGTGGATGTTTTGATGACGGCGCATTTGCCCTTTCTCTGGGAATCAAGGTCGATGTTAGCTCCGTCCTCCTCCTGGTCATTTGGATCCACGTCCAGCAGctgccatcatcatcatcatcatcatcatcatccatgCAAAGAAAAAGTCCAATTCATAAACCACATGACGCGTTAACAATCAGATACAGAGAAATAACCATGAAACAGGATGTCTCAAGAGCCGTGTACGCTGAGCGTACGCCTGGAGGGCCACACCACCGTACGTTTTAGGtctttctctgctctaacacCACCTGATTCAACCAATCGTTGGCTTTTTGATAATTAGCACAGGAgttaaatcaggtgtgttaaaacAGGAAGAGAATTAAAATGCGCAGTGCTTTAGGCCTCCAGGAAGAGGACCAGGAGACACTGGTCCACAACATTCCTGATTCAGTGTTGTTTCTGAAGCTCTTCTCTAAGAGTATAGAAACACTCTGCTGAAACACATTCCTGTTCACACTGACAGGGAAATATGAAGCAGGAAGTTGCTTTTGGAGAAAAGAGTCAACTAAATGagtaattgtaaatgtaaacgtaacaggggggggggaaaaTCAGGTTCCTAAATGCTAATTGGTGGATTATATTCAGTGGCCTGTCTATTCTGTTACAGTCAGGTACCCAGCTCGACCACTCGGGTACGAGCAATAATGCTGACTGAGTGGAGTAACTGCTTCATAATGAGTGCCTACCTCAATGACATTGGAGACCAGGTAAGGTAGAGTCTTATTCACTTTGatcttctctgtgttctccttgATCTTGTCCTTCATAGCCTGCAGCTCATGAGTGACTCTCAACACTTCGCTCTTCATGATCTGGGAACGACACCACgaacaaaaaagaatgacaacagTCCAGtgtttacaacaacaacaacaacaacaaccaaataAGTGAGTGAAACCATGTGTTAACTTCCAATAAAGGCACATGGCAGGAAAAGAAGTGCCCAATTCTAAAAGCTAACAAAGTCTCTAACAGAGACTCACACTCTCAATTTACTCACGTTCTCAATTACTGCACATACGTCATTAAACACTTTCTCCAAATGCTTTAAAGAACTGTAAAGATCACCTGCCCATATAAAGACGCTGAGAGCAACCTGCTTATTCAAATTATATTAACAATTTTAACTATATCATTTAACATATTGCAGAAGTTCTCAAAGAAGGATCTCACAAATAAATGGCATacttttatattcatatataaacTGTTTGTACCATGGGAAACACAGCTGATTATAAAAGTTACATGGGCATAAGCTATTACTCTAGTAAAAGTCAATGAGTAAACTCagtatcttaaaaaaaacaaacaaaaaaaacaccttaatTTCACTGTCCAGCAGACGGGTCCGTTGGACTATTTCTTCAGTAGACATTTTGAGGACTTCTTCTCCGATTCCATccttaacagagagagaaagtttcaGACACCGTTATGCATAAgatgatattaaaaaaagaggtCCAGGCAACCTTCTTTCTTCCCAACCCAGAGGACATTGCACTAACCATTTTGACATCGCCAGCAATGACAGACGGAGGAACAGCCCCAAAACGGCTTCCATAACGACAGTTAATTACAAAAATTAACACTGGCACCACTAAACTTTGGAAGtttgggggagggaggggcggTGAGGTCAGAGTATGTAACAGAATCATCATCGAGatttcaatatttaaaacacagactgcTACATAAATCGTGAGGTCACATACCTTATTCCGTCAAGCTAAAATTAGCCactatcaatcaatcaatgttAACAACACTATCGATAAACAATTACAGATCTTCGGTATTAGCAAAGAAAGAATAGCTGTTCTTACAATAACTACTCACGACCCATGCTTTACCGCGgcaacatattaaaaaaacaacaacaattacaaCGCTTTGCTAAACGAGAGCATTTAGGAAAATTGGTCTCTAAACTCTGTACCACAGAATCGTTAACTATCAGGTTAGCTACCTGAAATTAAACCTTACACGAGTCTAAGGTTCGGTGTCAGTGATACAATACAATGCATTGTTATCACAGACCCGACTGTCAGCATGAAAGAGAGCCAATCTAAGCATGGGCACTTAGCGAGGTCAAACCTCGGGCTTTTAGCTTGAATGTAAATTTTAATGTATGATGGTGTACATGATGAACAACGTAACGGCACATCAAGTTGAGCTTTCTCAAATCATTTGCTAGTTGACTTGGCCGGCTATAGTGCTGACTTGCTAGCCCACTGTgctaactgactgtaaaactgaaactcGGAGACGTTTAGCACACGTagattacaaacacacaatttagTGCACAGCCTGttgttcctcttttcttcttaatTTATTCGAGGAGTTAATGTCCACTGGTAGCTAGAGATATAGTGATGAagtgacattttgaaaattcaCTGTGTCATGCTACGGACCGTCTGAGGAGAACGGCATAGCTTTGCTGCTAACTAAGATAGTTAGCTGTGGCTACATGGCTTTGATGATTGAAGATCTGATTGACTAGTATGAAGCGCACTAAAACTTGCAGGATTTCCACTTCAttctctgctgtcttttttcagCTCAAAACTGGTAcggaaaaaataatttaaagataaagataaacaAACCTCAACCTCGTCCCAAACTGATCTGTCATTCAACGACGACATCTTGCAacgcttcttcttcttcttcttctgatttACATATGGTTAGTTTTTTTGCCGGTACTGCACTGCGATACTGCCACCCTACGGATTGGATGATAATCGCTTATTTTGCCTATTCCCTTGTTTTAATTGAAAaggttgttattttgtttataaGTAAGGCAAAAACCTATGTAGTCATTCAAAAAGAGATGTGCTCTATAATATCAGCCAAAATGTTGCATTTTGACCAGTCAAAGAATGTCGGGCTATTTAATACATTATCATCAAAATATGCCTTGCCTTTCACAAATAAGCATATGAAAACACCAAGCAAAATGGTCTAGTTCAGGCTGTTTACACCAAAGTGGCTGACCAAACAAAAAGGGAAGCAATGAAGTTGGAGATCAAGGAAGGCAGTGCTAACTTCGACAGAGCTACAGCCTACAGAACCAAAAAC from Chanos chanos chromosome 2, fChaCha1.1, whole genome shotgun sequence includes these protein-coding regions:
- the psmc3 gene encoding 26S proteasome regulatory subunit 6A, producing the protein MSSLNDRSVWDEVEDGIGEEVLKMSTEEIVQRTRLLDSEIKIMKSEVLRVTHELQAMKDKIKENTEKIKVNKTLPYLVSNVIELLDVDPNDQEEDGANIDLDSQRKGKCAVIKTSTRQTYFLPVIGLVDAEKLKPGDLVGVNKDSYLILETLPTEYDSRVKAMEVDERPTEQYSDIGGLDKQIQELVEAIVLPMNHKEKFENLGIQPPKGVLMYGPPGTGKTLLARACAAQTKATFLKLAGPQLVQMFIGDGAKLVRDAFALAKEKAPSIIFIDELDAIGTKRFDSEKAGDREVQRTMLELLNQLDGFQPNMQVKVIAATNRVDILDPALLRSGRLDRKIEFPMPNEEARARIMQIHSRKMNVSPDVNYDELARCTDDFNGAQCKAVCVEAGMIALRRGATELNHEDYMEGILEVQAKKKANLQYYA